The following coding sequences lie in one Montipora foliosa isolate CH-2021 chromosome 11, ASM3666993v2, whole genome shotgun sequence genomic window:
- the LOC137975214 gene encoding uncharacterized protein, which produces MTFCYFVLPLLILPNVDGEWKTTFYLSPNGIDRRTCGNAGEPCQTLDHIYDSYLNTGFNSTLLSLATGTYNLQRSLVFKDVEDFTITGVNQESGEEVQIKCGKDAGLAFFLSKNITLRGIQLHNCGAWQELPHLLPNATVLKFKTALNFDYCKNIRMQSVDILGSTGRAAHFFEVGGILEVINCDFENNTGNTDHSDIEEDVKRDKVVWLVSGGGVFVSLNNKSRHRQSFLNVTPAEHETYVHGNRYYFINCVFVRNQLSRDSFVPTYEFQETFDKHFLQGGALAIFFFGDASNSTVLISNCTFLANKAEFGGGLQAEFSDLVSGNVLIVKKSTFERNFGFSAGGGSRVGNMLAPGTSLPRNELRFSETKFVNNFAKWGGGISIYGTSKHEFNSRNIFMFQSCRWLENRAPFGAAIGLYLFNRNFDHIGPEVPFHAEFEQCVVRRNRVHTEEPKVRIGEGTIYSVGVSIVFRGKSVIANNDLTALALDGAALKLHDDVEFLNNKGFRGGAVAMYGHSKIVFMKNSSALFKHNSCLHKGGAIYIEAPGSPHIILNPLGTFPEGCFFAYEDQWSDFDDWVTKITFHGNQAPDDSSGHSVFATTLKLCRTTGETRVHNSVLQWKFIKYITTPGAFNKTDVLHFNQTRSEIATDPVNISYDARDWSVSPSQVFHPKVTLWDEQDNCVPGIVNVSVLAITGDNSDAVRLSSRSSLFLVDGHKSSLKLRGKVGRKFSVALHHVGRQILQRVISIKSGLQDCNPGFHLKSGSCVCQNKLVGVSRCDEDGKTVFLKTGFWAGIVNGTFSTFSCPPSFCSCPKIREKSKAIDECVFKAGEMCTGNRDSSSILCGKCKPGFSAVIGGTDCFKCGKYMFFLWIPVFLAFISGLVVLTMVLDIDAFTGILNGFIYSYQVMLQVVGEQFPFADPVMLFIVNLFGNFRLHIGTHFCLWSQMDHADKLFYHLCVPVVIVLIVITLSELVVRFPNCCLSRRVKAPFRAMCTLAVICYTSITSECLKILHPAIFGGRTVLYLDGSTEFFRGKHAVYGVIAILFVVFVVILFPLVLIFRPFFTSFLKPVLNLNRFRPVFDVLQSCFRDEYRSFAAFYFVCRLVILVIATYVPQGPVKRSLLEVACIMILFIFACVRPYKRTRVSKRDEVDYDWANRSDVFLLLNLSFMAVFSTATLNDGIRPLNKKALEVTVQIMAYVPLLVLVKYLYTTKKDVCWRQWCDYEGEEEPLPPLSETGFGENKHLSDPLTMDSLEINGE; this is translated from the exons ATGaccttttgttattttgttctGCCTCTGTTGATTTTGCCTAATGTCGATGGGGAATGGAAAACTACATTCTATCTCTCACCGAATGGAATTGACAGGCGAACGTGTGGCAATGCTGGTGAACCTTGTCAAACACTTGATCACATTTATGACTCCTACTTAAATACAGGTTTCAACTCTACTCTGTTATCGCTCGCAACAGGAACATACAATCTTCAGCGGAGTCTGGTTTTCAAGGATGTGGAAGATTTTACAATAACTGGCGTTAACCAAGAGAGCGGAGAAGAAGTGCAAATAAAGTGTGGAAAAGACGCTGGACTTGCGTTTTTCTTAAGTAAAAACATTACCCTTCGAGGAATTCAACTTCACAACTGCGGAGCATGGCAAGAGCTGCCTCATTTGCTCCCAAACGCTACGGTTTTGAAATTTAAGACAGCGCTGAACTTTGATTACTGCAAAAATATCAGGATGCAAAGCGTCGACATTTTGGGGTCGACAGGTCGCGCTGCTCATTTCTTCGAAGTGGGTGGGATTTTGGAAGTGATAAACTGCGATTTTGAGAACAATACGGGAAACACAGATCACTCAGACATTGAAGAAGACGTTAAGCGAGACAAAGTCGTTTGGCTCGTTTCTGGAGGAGGTGTGTTTGTAAGTTTAAACAATAAAAGTCGTCACCGACAAAGCTTCTTGAATGTCACGCCAGCGGAACATGAAACCTACGTTCATGGAAATCGATACTATTTTATCAATTGCGTTTTTGTAAGAAATCAACTTTCACGCGATTCATTCGTCCCTACGTACGAGTTTCAAGAAACTTTCGATAAACATTTCCTTCAAGGGGGAGCACtggcaatattttttttcgggGACGCGAGCAATTCGACGGTTCTCATTTCCAACTGCACGTTCCTAGCGAACAAGGCGGAATTCGGAGGGGGGCTTCAAGCAGAGTTTTCCGATCTCGTGAGTGGAAACGTATTGATTGTGAAGAAAAGTACGTTTGAACGTAATTTTGGATTTTCAGCCGGTGGTGGATCTCGTGTGGGCAACATGCTGGCACCGGGGACTTCTCTCCCAAGGAACGAGTTGCGTTTTTCGGAGACGAAATTCGTGAACAATTTCGCGAAATGGGGAGGTGGTATTTCGATTTATGGGACATCAAAACACGAGTTCAACTCTAGAAACATTTTCATGTTTCAGTCATGTCGCTGGCTGGAGAATAGGGCGCCTTTTGGAGCCGCTATCGGTTTATATCTTTTCAATCGTAATTTTGATCACATAGGGCCTGAAGTCCCGTTTCACGCCGAATTTGAACAATGTGTGGTCAGGCGTAATCGCGTTCACACGGAGGAACCGAAGGTAAGGATCGGAGAGGGTACGATCTACAGCGTTGGAGTATCGATTGTTTTCCGAGGAAAATCAGTCATTGCCAACAATGATCTCACAGCTCTCGCTCTGGATGGTGCCGCTTTAAAGCTCCACGATGATGTCGAGTTTCTCAACAATAAAGGATTTCGTGGGGGTGCTGTCGCAATGTATGGGCATTCCAAGATCGTATTCATGAAAAATTCCTCAGCTTTGTTCAAGCATAATTCATGTTTACACAAAGGAGGAGCCATTTACATTGAAGCCCCTGGTTCTCCACATATTATTCTCAATCCCTTGGGAACGTTCCCCGAAGGATGCTTCTTCGCCTACGAAGACCAATGGAGCGACTTCGACGATTGGGTTACGAAGATCACGTTCCACGGTAACCAAGCACCCGACGATTCGTCGGGACATTCCGTGTTCGCCACGACTCTAAAGTTGTGTCGCACGACCGGAGAGACGCGCGTCCACAATTCCGTGCTGCAATGGAAGTTCATTAAGTATATCACAACTCCAGGGGCGTTCAATAAGACGGATGTCTTACACTTTAACCAAACAAGAAGTGAAATCGCTACTGACCCAGTCAATATCAGTTATGACGCAAGGGACTGGAGTGTTTCCCCAAGCCAAGTTTTTCATCCCAAGGTCACGCTGTGGGATGAGCAAGACAATTGTGTTCCTGGAATTGTCAATGTCTCAGTTTTAGCTATCACGGGAGACAATTCTGACGCAGTGCGCCTTAGTTCACGTTCTTCGCTTTTTCTTGTTGATGGCCACAAGTCAAGCCTTAAactccgaggaaaggttggcaGGAAATTTTCCGTAGCCCTTCATCATGTTGGACGGCAGATACTTCAGCGTGTGATTTCTATTAAATCTGGCCTGCAAGATTGCAATCCCGGATTTCATCTCAAAAGTGGAAGCTGTGTTTGTCAAAATAAACTCGTGGGCGTCTCCCGATGCGACGAAGATGGAAAGACTGTCTTCCTCAAGACCGGCTTTTGGGCTGGGATAGTCAATGgcactttttcaactttttcctGTCCTCCTTCCTTTTGCAGTTGTCCTAAAATCCGGGAAAAGTCAAAGGCCATCGATGAGTGTGTCTTTAAAGCCGGGGAAATGTGCACCGGTAACAGGGATAGCAGCAGTATCCTTTGTGGGAAATGCAAGCCTGGCTTCAGCGCAGTTATAGGCGGCACTGACTGTTTTAAGTGCGGAAAATACATGTTCTTTCTCTGGATACCAGTCTTTCTGGCGTTTATTAGCGGACTTGTTGTGCTCACAATGGTACTGGACATCGATGCGTTTACAGGCATTCTCAATGGTTTCATTTATTCCTACCAG GTGATGCTTCAAGTCGTCGGAGAGCAGTTCCCTTTTGCGGACCCTGTTATGCTCTTCATCGTCAACCTGTTCGGCAATTTCCGCCTGCACATCGGAACTCACTTTTGCCTGTGGTCTCAAATGGATCACGCAGACAAGCTGTTTTACCATCTCTGCGTACCTGTTGTTATAGTACTTATCGTTATTACGTTGTCAGAACTTGTGGTGCGGTTCCCGAACTGTTGTCTTAGCAGGCGCGTGAAAGCTCCTTTCCGAGCGATGTGTACCCTTGCAGTCATTTGTTACACAAGCATTACGTCCGAATGTCTGAAGATTCTCCATCCTGCAATTTTTGGTGGAAGGACGGTGCTTTACCTTGATGGAAGTACGGAATTCTTTAGAGGGAAACACGCCGTCTATGGCGTCATAGCAATTCTGTTCGTCGTGTTTGTGGTAATACTTTTCCCTCTCGTCCTGATATTCCGTCCCTTTTTCACTAGTTTTCTTAAGCCGGTTCTTAACCTGAACCGCTTTAGACCTGTCTTTGACGTCCTACAGAGCTGTTTCAGGGACGAGTATCGTTCGTTCGCTGCTTTTTACTTTGTTTGCCGCCTGGTTATCTTGGTGATCGCTACTTACGTTCCGCAAGGtcccgttaagagatccctccTAGAGGTCGCCTGTATTATGATCCTATTCATCTTTGCTTGTGTGAGACCCTATAAGCGAACTAGGGTCTCGAAAAGGGATGAAGTGGATTACGATTGGGCAAACAGGTCTGATGTATTTCTCCTCCTTAACCTGTCATTCATGGCGGTTTTCAGTACCGCTACGCTTAATGATGGTATTCGGCCACTCAACAAAAAGGCATTGGAGGTGACTGTGCAAATCATGGCTTATGTCCCACTTCTTGTGCTGGTGAAGTATCTGTACACAACCAAAAAAGATGTCTGCTGGAGACAATGGTGTGATTACGAAGGTGAGGAAGAGCCGTTACCACCCTTAAGTGAAACAGGTTTTGGCGAAAATAAGCACTTGTCTGATCCTTTAACGATGGACAGTCTTGAAATCAACGGTGAATGA